The stretch of DNA GCAAAAGTCCTTATGATTTCCAATTATAGCAAATATAACGTCATCCCCGCGAAAGCGGGGATCCAAAATGTTTTGCAATATCAACACCTTATAGATTCCTGATTGCGCAGGAATGACGATAATAGGTGGTTGCTCGACTTTTGCAAGTGGCTCTTCTGATTAGATTTTTTCTGGCTAGCCCTATACCCAGAGTAGCCGTTTCACCAAGACTTTTAAGAAAATCACGCCTATGCATTGAAGTCCTTCAGACAAGAACCAAGATTATATATTGATAAATTCACTTAGTTCTCATTGTTATTAGCAATGCGGTTTATCAAATTTTAACAATATAAAAATACGTCTCATTGTCACCAATTTAGCAACAGATTTAAAAAAGTAAGTGAAAATGATCAAATGAAATAGTTTTAATCAAGCATTATTTTTTTTAGCAACTTTTCGTTAGCAACACCGATACATAATGTGTGAACGGAATGCTGCTGAATAAAAAATAAGCAGTAAGAATTATTGGCTGCATTAAGATGAAATGGGATTTGATAGGATAGCAGCAAAATAGAGGCGGCAGATGTAGCGGGACGATATGCCGTACAATAAGATTGTTAATAAAATATGGCGCCTTGAGCTGCGAATGCTTCTGGGGTTTCCGCCAGACGTTCGCAGCGCCCCTCTCTTGCAGAAACATAACTCATCATTGGATGCTGAAATATAACAGCATAACACGGTGAAATATTTTTAAAATATTAACAAGAGAGATTAATAAGCCCACTGTTTTAGCAATGGTAACGGGCGCCCGCTACATCATAAAATGGTTATTCCTTTGTAACAACCAAACATCAAGCTACTGAATATAGTCAGGCCTTGATATTTTCAAAAAGAACGCTTGACAAATAGCGCTCACCCGCATCAGCTAAAATAACCACAATTAATTTACTGCTGTTTTCAGGCTTTGCTGCTTCTTGCAGCGCTGCAATTGTTGCAGCTCCTGATGAAATACCGCAAGTGATGCCTTCTTCACGATGAAGCCGTCTTGCCATATTAATGGCTTCATCATCATCGACCGTAGCGATCGTATCTATTAAATCAAGATCGAGTACGTCGGGCTTAAAGCCCGCACCAATGCCTTGAATTTTATGAGGTTGTTTTTGTGGTGGTTGTCCGTTGCGCAAGGCTGTTAATACTGCTGATTTTACAGGCTCAACCGCCACCAGGCTAACGGGTTTATTTTTTTCTTGTTTTAAATAACGCCCAACACCAGTAATAGTTCCACCTGTTCCTACTCCAGCAACAAATATATCGACTTTACCATCGGTATCATGCCAAATCTCTGGGCCGGTAGTACGAAAGTGGATGTCTGGGTTAGCTGGGTTTTTAAATTGTTGTGGCATAAAGTACTTTTCAGGGTTACTGGCGATAATTTCTTCAGCTATTGTTACAGCTCCAGGCATACCTTTACTACCATCAGTTAATACTAGCTCAGCCCCAAAAGCATACAGCATCTTTCGTCGTTCAATTGACATTGTTTCAGGCATGGTGAGAACCAGGGGATAGCCACGTGCGGCGCATACAAATGCTAACGCAATACCAGTATTGCCACTTGTTGGTTCAACAATTGTTTTATTGCGTAAACCCCGAATTAACAGACCATCTCGCTCTGCGGCTTGAATTAAAGCAACACCAAGTCGGCATTTTACTGAATATGCAGGATTACGACCTTCGATTTTTGCAGCAACCGTAGCATGAAGCCCTTGGGTAACCTTATTTAGTAGTACAAGAGGCGTATTTCCGATACTTTCACTATTATCAGAAAATATTCTGGCCATAAAAACTCCTTTAGCTAGGGGGTGTCCCTAATCACCATTAAAAATAACTAGTTAGCTAAGTTAGCTAATATTTAATTTTTCATGAATTCCAACTGAGTTTACCAATTGAAATATTAAAGTGCACATAAAAAACATAAAGTCAATTGAATAACTAAACTACTAAATGAAATGATAATAATTAAGATAAAAACAAGATTAATTGCTTACAAGATAATAATACGATAATAAATATATACATATTATTAACAAGATTGAGGCATTGTCCATGGAAAGCCTGGAAAGTGCGTCGCTAGCAGTTTGGCATGCAACATATGTTCGTGCAGCACTGATCGTTGGTGGTATTCGCCGGCAAATGATCATGGTTTCAATTAGTCGTGACGGAGCATTGCTTACTGGCGAACATGACTTTGGCAATGGTGCAGCAGGTCGACTAGAATTAGAGCATCATTTAGGCCCAAATGTTATGTATGCTGATGTTGAGGTACGCGATGGTGCCCATGGACGCGAAGAACATGAACGATTGGTAAATGGCTTAAGAGTACGTTTTGCGCGTATGACTTCAGATATGCGTACTTTTGTTGAAAATGAGTGCTCGCGTCCACAGTATTCAGTGGCCATTGTTGATGATAATGCAAGTCATCTGTGGGGTATGCAGGCGATGTTGATCGCTTTAGGTTTTCGCGTGGTCGGTATAAATAATCCAATCGGAGCTACTAATCGTATCGCTAAGTCAGATGTTCAATTGGTTTTGATTAGCAGTGAGATGAGCGGTCTAAATGGCAATAATTTATGTCGTTTATTACGTTATCATCCCAAAACCCAAGCTATAGCTATCTTAATGCATGCTGGCGGTAGTGAAGATGTATTAGCAGAAAGCGCAAATATCGCAGGTGCAGATGGCTATCTTCATCGAAGAGCTGATACTGCTACTGTGGTGCAGCGCATTTTGTTGCATAGCCACAAGGTTGATATAAATAGCAGTACTACAGAGTTGGCAAAAGATGGTTTTAAATCTTACGCGGATAATAATAAAGTCCAGCGTGAAAAACGAGCAGATCGTCGTATTACCTATTTAGCAAGTTGGCAGCTTACTGAATTAGCCAATGGCATACCATTTCGTGGCTATACCGCTAATATAAGCCGTGGTGGCGTGGCATTGTATCTGACTCGTCAATTAGTTAGTGGCAGCAGTGTCTGTTTGAGCTTACGTGAAGATGATAGTCTGCCAGTGCGTGAAATTATTGGAACGGTGAGATGGGTGAAACGCCTTGAGCCATTTTATACGACCGGCATAGCTTTTAACTTTAGAGACGACTCTGTACGGCGAGCTGTAGGTAAAATAGTAGATCGTCTTGTGGTTAATTAACTTTCGATTCTTTTTCTTTATCTTTACTGTAGCTTTCACCATTGATAGCAGCGCTTTTAAAAATTGCAGCGTTATTTTGTGGCTGCTTTACGCACATTTGCGCTAAGACAATGATTAATGAAAGACAACGAAAAAATAGAACATAGTCGTGATTTACTAAAACTCTCACGGCGTGTAGTCATTAAATTTGGCAGCGCAGTTTTAACTACTGGTGGAATTGAGCTTAACTCCGAACACATCAACAGGTTAGCTGCACAAATAACGCAAATAAGACAACAGCGTGAAGTGGTAGTAGTTTCATCAGGAGCAATGGCTGCAGGTTTTGCCAAGCTAGGTTTACAAAACGAGCAGCAACGGGCTTCTTTACCGCTTAAACAGGCAGCAGCAGCGGTTGGGCAATCTTCGCTAATGGGGGTTTATGAAGATGCTTTTGCGCAATATGGTATTCATGTAGCACAAGTGTTGCTTACGGCTGAAGATCTAGCGAATCGTCATCGTTTTCTTAACGCGCGTGGCACAGTGGCAGAATTACTAGCGCTAGAAGTGTTACCAATAATTAATGAGAATGATACAGTTGCAGTGGCCGAAATAAAATTCGGCGATAATGATAATCTTGCGACAATGGTAAGTCATCTTGTGGGCGCTGATTTGCTAATTATTCTTTCAGATATTGATGGATTATATTCAGCAGATCCAAAACGTAATGCTAAGGCTCATCTATTATCAATAGTTGATCGTGTCAGTAGTGATATTGAAAAAAATGCCACTGGTACAACTGGTGTAGGTACCGGTGGAATGCAATCAAAAATTTTAGCTGCTCGCAAAGCAATGGCGCGTGGGATCCCGGTTATTATTGCTAATGGCAAACGCGAAAATGTGATAAACGAGATATTTTCGGGTGCGGATATTGGCACCTTGTTTATACCACAAGATAAACCACTTCATAGCCGCAAGCATTGGATAGCTCATATTGCTGCTACACGCGGAACAATTACATTAGACGCTGGTGCGGTAACTGCGCTCACTAAAAGCAAAAAGAGTTTATTGCCCGGAGGTATTGTATCAGTAAATGGGCATTTTAAACTTGGTGATTGTATAAATTGTGTTGATCCAGAAGGTAAATGTTTTGCACGTGGGCTAACTCGTTATACCGCATCAGAGTTAGAGCGAATTAAAGGTTTGCGAACATCGCAAATTGTCTCAGTACTTGGTTATAAAGATTATGACGAAGTAATTCATCGCGATGATTTAGTTTTATTAGCTGATGAATGATTTAAGGCTGGTTAAACTTAAAATTCTAAGGCATATTCATACATTATGGATACGGTAAAATACGTTACTGAAAAAGCTAAGCTTGCTAAGCGCGCTTTACGTGTAATCGCAAATGCTTCAAGCGACCAAAAAAACCGTGCGCTAAAAGCAATGGCTACCTTAATTATCGAGGCGAGTGCAGAATTACTGGCGGCTAATCAAACAGATATTGCCGCCGCTGAAAAAAATGGCCTAAGCCGTGCGATGATCGACAGACTGGCACTTAATGAAAAGCGCATTACCAGTATGGCAAAGGGCTTGCGTGAAGTTGCGGCGTTGCCAGATCCGGTTGGTGAAATAACCCAAATTCGTCGTCGTCCAAATGGTATGGAAGTCGGGCGTATGCGAGTGCCGCTTGGTTTAATTGGGATAATTTATGAATCGCGTCCCAATGTTACAGTCGAAGCTGCCGCACTTTGTTTTAAAGCTGGCAATAGCGTAATTTTGCGTGGTGGCTCAGAGTCGATTAAATCAAATGCTGCTTTGGCGCAGATTTTGAGCAAAGCTTTAGCACAAAATAATTTACCGCAAGAAGCTATCGCTTTTATTGAATATACTGATCGCGCTTGTGTTAACGCTATGCTTAAGCTCGATGAATATATTGACTTGATTATTCCGCGCGGTGGCCATGGATTGATTCGCGCTGTTACTGAGAATTCAACGATTCCGGTGATTAAACACGACAAAGGTGTATGCCACGTATATGTTGATGAGCATGCTGATCTGAGTATGGCCGAAGCAATTTGTATTAATGCGAAAACGCAGCGAC from Deltaproteobacteria bacterium encodes:
- the cysK gene encoding cysteine synthase A, which codes for MARIFSDNSESIGNTPLVLLNKVTQGLHATVAAKIEGRNPAYSVKCRLGVALIQAAERDGLLIRGLRNKTIVEPTSGNTGIALAFVCAARGYPLVLTMPETMSIERRKMLYAFGAELVLTDGSKGMPGAVTIAEEIIASNPEKYFMPQQFKNPANPDIHFRTTGPEIWHDTDGKVDIFVAGVGTGGTITGVGRYLKQEKNKPVSLVAVEPVKSAVLTALRNGQPPQKQPHKIQGIGAGFKPDVLDLDLIDTIATVDDDEAINMARRLHREEGITCGISSGAATIAALQEAAKPENSSKLIVVILADAGERYLSSVLFENIKA
- a CDS encoding PilZ domain-containing protein; amino-acid sequence: MESLESASLAVWHATYVRAALIVGGIRRQMIMVSISRDGALLTGEHDFGNGAAGRLELEHHLGPNVMYADVEVRDGAHGREEHERLVNGLRVRFARMTSDMRTFVENECSRPQYSVAIVDDNASHLWGMQAMLIALGFRVVGINNPIGATNRIAKSDVQLVLISSEMSGLNGNNLCRLLRYHPKTQAIAILMHAGGSEDVLAESANIAGADGYLHRRADTATVVQRILLHSHKVDINSSTTELAKDGFKSYADNNKVQREKRADRRITYLASWQLTELANGIPFRGYTANISRGGVALYLTRQLVSGSSVCLSLREDDSLPVREIIGTVRWVKRLEPFYTTGIAFNFRDDSVRRAVGKIVDRLVVN
- the proB gene encoding glutamate 5-kinase, whose amino-acid sequence is MKDNEKIEHSRDLLKLSRRVVIKFGSAVLTTGGIELNSEHINRLAAQITQIRQQREVVVVSSGAMAAGFAKLGLQNEQQRASLPLKQAAAAVGQSSLMGVYEDAFAQYGIHVAQVLLTAEDLANRHRFLNARGTVAELLALEVLPIINENDTVAVAEIKFGDNDNLATMVSHLVGADLLIILSDIDGLYSADPKRNAKAHLLSIVDRVSSDIEKNATGTTGVGTGGMQSKILAARKAMARGIPVIIANGKRENVINEIFSGADIGTLFIPQDKPLHSRKHWIAHIAATRGTITLDAGAVTALTKSKKSLLPGGIVSVNGHFKLGDCINCVDPEGKCFARGLTRYTASELERIKGLRTSQIVSVLGYKDYDEVIHRDDLVLLADE
- a CDS encoding glutamate-5-semialdehyde dehydrogenase, whose amino-acid sequence is MDTVKYVTEKAKLAKRALRVIANASSDQKNRALKAMATLIIEASAELLAANQTDIAAAEKNGLSRAMIDRLALNEKRITSMAKGLREVAALPDPVGEITQIRRRPNGMEVGRMRVPLGLIGIIYESRPNVTVEAAALCFKAGNSVILRGGSESIKSNAALAQILSKALAQNNLPQEAIAFIEYTDRACVNAMLKLDEYIDLIIPRGGHGLIRAVTENSTIPVIKHDKGVCHVYVDEHADLSMAEAICINAKTQRPSTCNAMETMLVHEKIAPQLLPSLAKKFAEKGVKIYACEQSRAWFTDAEPADDSVWYNEYNDMVLNVKVVPNFTAAVDHIATYSSQHTDTIVTQDYARARRFLREVDSAAVMVNVSTRFSDGFEFGMGAEIGISTTRLHARGPMGLEELTCNKFIVMGDGQLRT